A single genomic interval of Saccharothrix saharensis harbors:
- a CDS encoding SIS domain-containing protein translates to MATEPVTDTDYGDVVRNHLTRVEQQNAAALDDVAELVLASVRADGMVLTAGAGHSLAAVAETFYRAGGLACVRPIYHPELLPMHGAVSSTAAERRTGLAGEVLREAGLAAHDVLFVFSTSGVNPYPVELAVLAADAGCPVVAVTSVAASALAPRRAGTTLAENATVVLDNLVPPGDATYPLADPVTAAVSTIATAFLWNLLMVRLFDKAAEAGVALPLWRSANVEGGDAANADLLRKYQTRVPQLG, encoded by the coding sequence ATGGCGACCGAGCCCGTGACCGACACCGACTACGGCGACGTCGTGCGCAACCACCTGACGAGGGTGGAACAGCAGAACGCGGCCGCGCTGGACGACGTGGCCGAGCTGGTGCTGGCGAGCGTCCGCGCGGACGGCATGGTGCTCACCGCGGGCGCGGGCCACTCCCTGGCCGCAGTCGCCGAGACGTTCTACCGCGCCGGCGGCCTGGCCTGCGTCCGCCCGATCTACCACCCCGAGCTGCTGCCCATGCACGGCGCGGTCAGCAGCACGGCCGCCGAACGCCGCACCGGCCTCGCCGGCGAAGTCCTGCGCGAAGCGGGACTCGCCGCGCACGACGTCCTCTTCGTCTTCTCCACCTCGGGCGTGAACCCCTACCCGGTGGAGCTCGCCGTGCTCGCCGCGGACGCCGGCTGCCCCGTGGTCGCGGTGACGTCGGTCGCGGCGAGCGCGCTGGCACCGCGCCGCGCGGGCACGACCCTCGCCGAGAACGCCACCGTCGTGCTCGACAACCTGGTGCCGCCCGGCGACGCGACCTACCCGCTCGCCGACCCGGTCACCGCCGCCGTGTCCACGATCGCGACCGCGTTCCTGTGGAACCTGCTGATGGTGCGCCTGTTCGACAAGGCCGCCGAGGCCGGCGTGGCGCTGCCGCTGTGGCGCAGCGCGAACGTCGAAGG
- a CDS encoding DeoR/GlpR family DNA-binding transcription regulator — MNSMDVSWRHEKILHRLRGGERVSVGSLAELVGASEMTVRRDLDALEREGLLRRVRGAAVSMLTGEETPYAARARQRLEVKRRIGVAVAGLLDDGETVVLDGGSTAVEVARRLVDRRLTVLPLSLHSADALRGAEQVRMVLPGGDIRPGELAFAGPLTEHALRVMRFDTMVLGSCGLSARNGVSAHDLAEGAVKKAAVEASARVVAAIDSSKFGRTAFGRVCPVDEIDVLVTDSDAPEEELSRIREAGVEVRLV, encoded by the coding sequence ATGAACAGCATGGATGTGTCGTGGCGTCACGAGAAGATCCTCCACCGCCTGCGGGGTGGCGAGCGGGTGTCCGTCGGCAGCCTGGCGGAGCTGGTGGGCGCTTCAGAGATGACGGTGCGGCGCGACCTGGACGCGTTGGAGCGGGAGGGGCTGCTGCGGCGCGTGCGCGGCGCGGCGGTGAGCATGTTGACGGGGGAGGAGACGCCTTACGCGGCGCGGGCTCGGCAGCGGTTGGAGGTGAAGCGGCGGATCGGGGTGGCGGTCGCGGGGCTGCTCGACGACGGCGAGACGGTCGTGCTCGACGGTGGCAGCACCGCGGTGGAGGTGGCGCGCCGGCTGGTCGACCGGCGGCTGACCGTGCTGCCGTTGTCGCTGCACTCGGCGGACGCGCTGCGGGGGGCCGAGCAGGTGCGGATGGTGCTGCCCGGCGGCGACATCCGGCCCGGCGAGCTGGCGTTCGCGGGGCCGCTGACCGAGCACGCGTTGCGCGTGATGCGGTTCGACACGATGGTGCTCGGCAGTTGCGGGTTGAGCGCGCGCAACGGGGTGTCGGCGCACGACCTGGCCGAGGGGGCGGTGAAGAAGGCGGCCGTGGAGGCGTCGGCGCGGGTGGTCGCGGCGATCGACAGCTCGAAGTTCGGGCGGACGGCGTTCGGCCGGGTGTGCCCGGTGGACGAGATCGACGTCCTGGTGACCGATTCGGACGCGCCGGAGGAGGAACTGAGCCGGATCCGTGAGGCGGGGGTGGAGGTCCGGCTCGTCTGA